One window of Drosophila busckii strain San Diego stock center, stock number 13000-0081.31 chromosome 3L, ASM1175060v1, whole genome shotgun sequence genomic DNA carries:
- the LOC108601094 gene encoding carbohydrate sulfotransferase 11 isoform X1: MKLNKHTANCRIRRYLLIFTALSLLLLPLSLIYLVWNEQLQKINGFEDINQTHLPLIPDYAVQTLKPLEMQQLALRMESRLDRLKEKCTEHGLDVLGHDSWHTPNTWEFLVNKKYHIIWCNVFKAASSSWMFNFNILAGYTPNYLLHTKKILLNLARERYPRVTLDELREAQNDSITFIIARNPFERLLSAYRDKIVFALPYSFHDKLGRTIVRGYRKKPALIARAGNTKYPSFPEFVHWLLDQVKRGSFIDMHFVSATSFCTPCLIHFDMILKFESLAEDQLYLIEKTGLKRVIAPVWRNMGKGGRKTHELQHQFYSQLTRQEMLQLYDYYQYDFELFGYDIKEYLQFARADDTVGLAAMGV, encoded by the exons atgaaattgaacaAGCATACGGCAAATTGTCGCATACGGCGatatttgctaatatttaCGGCcctatcgctgctgctgttgcccctCTCGCTCATCTATCTCGTGTGGAacgagcagctgcaaaagatAAATGGCTTTGAG GACATCAATCAAACTCATTTGCCGCTCATTCCCGACTATGCGGTGCAAACACTTAAGCCGCTTGAAATGCAGCAACTGGCCTTG CGCATGGAGAGCAGACTCGATAGACTGAAGGAGAAATGCACAGAGCATGGCTTGGATGTATTAG GTCACGATAGCTGGCATACGCCCAATACGTGGGAGTTTTtggttaataaaaaatatcacaTTATATG GTGCAATGTGTTCAAGGCTGCGTCCTCTTCTTGGAtgttcaatttcaatatctTGGCCGGTTATACGCCCAACTATTTGCTGCATACCAAAAAGATTCTGCTCAACTTGGCCAGAGAGCGTTATCCACGTGTCACATTAGATGAG CTGCGCGAGGCACAAAATGATTCAATTACCTTTATCATAGCGCGAAATCCCTTTGAGAGACTGCTAAGCGCCTATAGAGATAAGATCGTCTTTGCGCTGCCATATTCCTTTCACGATAAGCTGGGACGTACCATAGTGCGCGGCTATCGCAAAAAG CCCGCTTTGATTGCACGTGCGGGCAACACCAAGTATCCATCGTTTCCGGAATTCGTGCACTGGCTGCTGGATCAGGTGAAACGTGGCAGCTTCATAGACATGCACTTTGTATCGGCAACTTCGTTTTGCACGCCTTGCCTCATACACTTCGACATGATACTGAAGTTCGAGTCACTGGCCGAGGATCAACTATATCTAATTGAAAAGACTGGCCTCAAGCGGGTCATAGCGCCCGTTTGGCGCAACATGGGCAAGGGGGGAAGAAAAACGCACGAGCTGCAGCATCAGTTTTACTCGCAGCTGACCAGGCAGGAGATGCTGCAGCTCTATGACTACTATCA ATATGACTTCGAGCTGTTTGGCTATGACATCAAGGAATACTTGCAGTTCGCCCGTGCTGATGATACAGTGGGCCTGGCCGCAATGGGGGTGTAG
- the LOC108601094 gene encoding carbohydrate sulfotransferase 11 isoform X2, with amino-acid sequence MKLNKHTANCRIRRYLLIFTALSLLLLPLSLIYLVWNEQLQKINGFEAFNLQQQQQQQQQQQQLQPAAGQTFRYPVLLLNKNKNKELTVIATGKAKPNKWRYVDKDINQTHLPLIPDYAVQTLKPLEMQQLALRMESRLDRLKEKCTEHGLDVLGHDSWHTPNTWEFLVNKKYHIIWCNVFKAASSSWMFNFNILAGYTPNYLLHTKKILLNLARERYPRVTLDELREAQNDSITFIIARNPFERLLSAYRDKIVFALPYSFHDKLGRTIVRGYRKKPALIARAGNTKYPSFPEFVHWLLDQVKRGSFIDMHFVSATSFCTPCLIHFDMILKFESLAEDQLYLIEKTGLKRVIAPVWRNMGKGGRKTHELQHQFYSQLTRQEMLQLYDYYQYDFELFGYDIKEYLQFARADDTVGLAAMGV; translated from the exons atgaaattgaacaAGCATACGGCAAATTGTCGCATACGGCGatatttgctaatatttaCGGCcctatcgctgctgctgttgcccctCTCGCTCATCTATCTCGTGTGGAacgagcagctgcaaaagatAAATGGCTTTGAG GCATTCaatctacagcagcagcaacaacaacaacagcagcagcaacagctgcaaccaGCAGCGGGCCAAACGTTTCGTTATCCTGTGCTCTTGCTGAACAAGAATAAAAACAAGGAGCTTACTGTGATTGCAActggcaaagcaaagccaaataaaTGGCGTTATGTTGATAAA GACATCAATCAAACTCATTTGCCGCTCATTCCCGACTATGCGGTGCAAACACTTAAGCCGCTTGAAATGCAGCAACTGGCCTTG CGCATGGAGAGCAGACTCGATAGACTGAAGGAGAAATGCACAGAGCATGGCTTGGATGTATTAG GTCACGATAGCTGGCATACGCCCAATACGTGGGAGTTTTtggttaataaaaaatatcacaTTATATG GTGCAATGTGTTCAAGGCTGCGTCCTCTTCTTGGAtgttcaatttcaatatctTGGCCGGTTATACGCCCAACTATTTGCTGCATACCAAAAAGATTCTGCTCAACTTGGCCAGAGAGCGTTATCCACGTGTCACATTAGATGAG CTGCGCGAGGCACAAAATGATTCAATTACCTTTATCATAGCGCGAAATCCCTTTGAGAGACTGCTAAGCGCCTATAGAGATAAGATCGTCTTTGCGCTGCCATATTCCTTTCACGATAAGCTGGGACGTACCATAGTGCGCGGCTATCGCAAAAAG CCCGCTTTGATTGCACGTGCGGGCAACACCAAGTATCCATCGTTTCCGGAATTCGTGCACTGGCTGCTGGATCAGGTGAAACGTGGCAGCTTCATAGACATGCACTTTGTATCGGCAACTTCGTTTTGCACGCCTTGCCTCATACACTTCGACATGATACTGAAGTTCGAGTCACTGGCCGAGGATCAACTATATCTAATTGAAAAGACTGGCCTCAAGCGGGTCATAGCGCCCGTTTGGCGCAACATGGGCAAGGGGGGAAGAAAAACGCACGAGCTGCAGCATCAGTTTTACTCGCAGCTGACCAGGCAGGAGATGCTGCAGCTCTATGACTACTATCA ATATGACTTCGAGCTGTTTGGCTATGACATCAAGGAATACTTGCAGTTCGCCCGTGCTGATGATACAGTGGGCCTGGCCGCAATGGGGGTGTAG
- the LOC108599135 gene encoding adenine phosphoribosyltransferase produces the protein MSEVSAADKLEYVKSKIGKHIDFPKKGIVFRDIFGALTDPDACVYLRDLLLQHIRAAHPDVELIVGLDSRGFLFNLLLATELGVGCAPIRKKGKLAGEVISVEYQLEYGTDTFEIQRAAIKPGQKVLLVDDLLATGGSLRAATELVRKVGGVVLESLVVIELEELQGRKKLDCNVHSLIQY, from the exons ATGAGCGAAGTGAGCGCCGCCGATAAACTGGAATATGTCAAGTCAAAGATTGGCAAGCACATAGACTTTCCAAAAAAGGGCATTGTTTTCCG CGATATATTTGGCGCACTAACCGACCCCGATGCGTGCGTTTATCTGCgcgatttgttgctgcaacatatACGTGCCGCACATCCCGATGTGGAGCTGATAGTGGGACTAGACTCACGTGGTTTTCTGTTTAATCTGCTACTCGCCACCGAGCTGGGAGTGGGTTGTGCGCCGATACGCAAGAAGGGCAAGCTGGCGGGCGAGGTTATCTCTGTGGAGTATCAACTGGAATATGGCACT gACACGTTTGAAATACAGCGTGCTGCTATCAAGCCCGGACAGAAAGTGCTGCTTGTGGATGATCTGCTAGCCACAGGTGGCTCTCTACGTGCAGCTACAGAGCTGGTGCGCAAAGTGGGCGGCGTGGTGCTGGAAAGCCTAGTGGTCATAGAGTTGGAGGAATTGCAGGGACGAAAGAAGCTGGACTGCAATGTACATTCCTTGATTCAATACTAA
- the LOC108599101 gene encoding LHFPL tetraspan subfamily member 3 protein, translating into MGTKIEYVDTTHLYASKYVRNSKAIGVLWAIFTICYAIIGIVALVTPEWIGDPDSESIGRLGLWQQCQRDEIFDNCRRRWENILAVPTFSFQLATCFMIAAVGLALMTIFFLVCLLFMRSTRVFYICGWLQIISALCMIVACAAFPFGWNSDDFRKICGPEANRFELGLCSMRWAYPLAIIGCVDGVVLATLAFILATRHVRLQPDPIYQNSLYKGEINNAYLTDAISLAGSRKSNPHITGLNLQPILLVAPPNEDSISQFSRYH; encoded by the exons ATGGGCACCAAGATTGAGTACGTGGACACCACGCATCTGTATGCATCAAAATATGTGCGCAACTCCAAGGCAATTGGCGTGCTCTGGGCCATATTCACTATTTGTTATGCCATCATTGGCATTGTGGCACTTGTTACGCCAG AATGGATCGGAGATCCGGATAGCGAGAGTATTGGACGCTTGGGACTTTGGCAGCAGTGTCAGCGCGATGAGATCTTTGACAACTGCCGCAGACGCTGGGAGAATATTCTGGCCGTGCCCACATTTTCATTTCAG ctggCCACCTGTTTTATGATTGCCGCTGTGGGCTTGGCCCTCATGACCATATTCTTTCTGgtctgtttgctgtttatgaGATCAACGCGCGTGTTTTACATATGCGGCTGGTTGCAGATAATTTCAG CACTTTGCATGATAGTGGCCTGTGCTGCATTTCCATTTGGTTGGAATTCGGATGATTTTCGCAAGATCTGTGGACCCGAAGCGAATCGCTTTGAGCTGGGCTTATGCAGCATGCGCTGGGCATATCCTTTGGCCATCATTGGCTGCGTAGATGGCGTAGTCTTGGCTacattggcatttattttggcCACACGACATGTGCGTCTGCAGCCAGATCCGATTTATCAGAATTCGCTTTACAAAg gtGAAATCAACAATGCTTATCTGACAGACGCCATTAGCTTGGCAGGCTCACGTAAATCGAATCCACATATAACAGGACTAAATTTACAACCCATACTGCTGGTGGCGCCACCAAATGAGGATAGCATTTCGCAGTTCTCACGTTATCACTAA